The Mauremys reevesii isolate NIE-2019 linkage group 19, ASM1616193v1, whole genome shotgun sequence genomic sequence ccaatttagtcagggtgTGTGTGGTACACTCCCAATAATTCATGAGGAAGTGTCAaaaccaagagagggaaaattgcttttgtagtgagccaaccACACCCAGTCCCTCAGTGTCTCAGACAGTGCTTGCAACCAtggctctgcctctccctgcaTGAGCTCCTTGGCACAGGCAGATCTGATCTGCCAATGTGATCAGAAAGCACCTAACTGCCAAAGGCCACCCTGTTCCCCGTCTGCTTGGAGGTGTAATTTTAGAAGGCTGTAACCAGAAGACCTCTTATTCTGGGAGCCGCAGACTCTGAGCCACAGCCAGCTCTGAGAACACCCTCCTTTATTTTTAGCACTTCTGCCTTGTCCCTGCGACACTCGAGACAGGCCCATTCACCCAGCTTTGAAAATGTTCCAGTGTACTTACTGTACCTGAGGAGAGGAGCTCGCTATCAGCGCCAGGCACTGGAATTAATGGTGACTTTGAATTAAATTGCCCACTCTCAGAATGGTTGTGACCCTGAGGGACCCTCTCGGTTGTGGAGCTGGGATTTTAGCCCAATGTGAAttgggggagggagcagctgggacactGAGATTGCAACGTTTCTGAGAGGGTCAATGGTCTGTCGTTGTGTCTCTCTTGTCGCTCTGGCTTTTTGGAGGAGATTCTTTCCTGGGTGGGGATTTATACCTGCGGCCAAATGCAAGTGAGCCAGCCCTCCTGGTGCTAATCCAGGGTAATATTTGCTGTTGCGCTTGGCATGGGGGCCAGCTTCTGCTCTCAGTCACGCTGGTGTAAAACTAGACTAACTTTGTGCATAGGCTGGGGGAGTCATCTAGGCCATAGGCCTGACCACTTTtgggccaggccaaacctgagtgacaCTAGAGCTCCCACCCACTAGGTTGCAACACCACGCATTCAAATATGGAGGGGGGTGGGTGTGGGCTTATGAGCCGGGGCGGGGGGTTAGGCTACTAATTCAGGGGGCCACCTGAGAAGGGAAGAGAGGGCTAGGCAGGGGTGTGGCGGAAATATGTTCTCCCCCCACTTTAAACGGCAGACCATTGACCCTCTCAGAAAAGTTCCAATCTCAGTGGGAAATAGTGGGCATGTCAGGTGGTGGGCATGCCATGGAGAGTGGGCATATCTGAGACAATGGCTTGTACATGAGGTGGGCAGAAAGGCTGTGATGGGGCAACTGGAGCAGGTGGGCGATCTGGAATTGGTGTGGCTGGCtcagcagagctggtggaggtaTCGGCTTGGGCAGATGGGAGGCAGTGATGTCTGCAAGGGGTCAGAGTTTGTGAAGCACCTGCCAAGCCATGGACATGAGCCTCTGGGAAGGGAACGTGTCCCAGGAGAGAGGTGAATCACCCTTAGGTTTTGTAACGGTGTGGGCACTAAAGGGGGAGATGTCAATCGTCACAGGCTGAAGGAGCTTTTCCCCTCCCTAGAAGGAAGCGCCCGCCAGTTTCGTCCCACGGCCCATGCCTTCCGCAATGGGCTGAGGCCCTGCCTCTCTATGTGGTTCCTTAGTCTGCTTGTCTCACTAGGGGCCCTCGGATTTTGAGCTTACTGACAGTGGGCCAAATCcattcctggtgtagctccagtGAACCAGCTGAGTTACACCAGGGTTGAATTTGGTCCTGTCTCTGGAGGCATCTGAGGCAGTGGGGCAGAGGCCAACAGGAAGCCATCCCCCCCGTCAGAAGGAAGATGGATGCCACCCGGTGCCCTGCCTTGTGTGTCTGGGGAACCTGGGATTtccttcccactccctcccctgtcCTTATATATACACAGCAAAAGCTATAGCTCAGTGCTACAGGATGGGTCCTGGGTGGCATTGGTGTGGGCGCCATGTTGTGGGGGCTCATGGCTGTAGGGTTCCGTGGTATAAGGCTGTTCCGTGAGAGGTTCTGCCGAGAGCTGGTGTCTGAGCCCATTTACACCAGCCCCCcatggagtcactccagattgacGTCGGccgagctgagatcagaatctttgCCCACTGGCTTCTGTGATGTGGCTGAGGCTTGGCTCCTGACGTATCCTAGCAACCGTCTCCCTGGCAATGTGTGTTAGCTCTGACCAcaaggctccagcctggcccagccGAAGGGAGGCCGCTGGCTCAGGCATCAAAATGTGCTGAGCGGAAACTGCTTGGCAAGAAGGGGGGGGACCAGAGGAGAGCAGGAGCCAGCGAGTCGGAGAGATGGGGACAGAGTGCTCCTGCCTGGCTACCTCCGTGGAAAAGGCTGGCAAAGGTACCCCGGGGGGCAATGTCCCCATAGCGCCTGCCGTGAAGCCACCGCCAGCGGCCCACTGCTGACTATGTTCTGCTCCCATTTGTCCCCGGGGAACTGGGGCTGGTTGCCAAGTCCCCTCCTCCAGGCAGATCCCCTGGCGATTTGGTCGAGAGGGATTTGTCCCGGCTCGGTGGAGGTTTCCTTCCTGCGATCGCTCACTCGCTTTCAGACTAACCCTCTTCTCTGCTTTTCCTTCTCCCGCAGAGAAACTGAAGAACAGCAAAATCATCTTCGTGGTGGGTAAGTCGACGACGGGCTCAGTGAAAAGCTGAGGAGTCATGAGCGGCACTTTCAGTCCTGGCCCGGTTGTATAAAGCCCCATCCGTTGGGCTCGTTGGGGCGGTGACGTGGGACCCTGTCCTTCAAATTTTAAGCTGAAGTTTTCAAAGAGACCTGGGATTTCAGGGGCCCAACCTGAGATCTtgtaaaggggcctgattttcagccgGCAGGTGCTTGGAGCTTTCGGGTCATCAGGTGCCTTTAAGGTGTCCTAAGTTGCGCTCTAAAAATCACTAGCCATGTCTGCAAATGTTTGCCCTGGCCTCCAAGGGGAGGTTGTGTCTATCACCCAAAACCAGACAGGATAGAATACGTGGGAGTGCACAATAGGGAGCACCCTGCTGTGGCACCGAGCCGGAATAGAGGGCCTGTGGGTGCTTGCCGCCTTTGCTTTCGGTGTTCTTGGGGAGGGTGCCCTGAAGGCCTCTAGTTACCACCAGATCAGGTACAGCACAGAGGAGAACTTCCTCCACCTGCTGCCATTGCTTCCTGCCTCACCTGGAGGAGCCACCTCCATTCAGTCAATTGcttctctctgctgagactgtccGATGCGTCGGACCCACAGGCCCCCCACCCACTTTTCACCTAGGCTACCGAGCAAAGTTAGGTGCTAAATGACTTTGTCATTCCCAGCTTGGGCTAGGTTTGAAGTGGCAGCTGAGCCATAGAGTTCGGGTGACATCCTGGGCAGCTGCTCTTCAAAGACACACTTGCACTTTGTGGGGGAAATGTGGATCTGTATCCTGTGGAAGCAGTTCTGCATGTATCTCTATTtctttccctgccagccacctTTTTTCACAGTGCTAGTGACACAAAGACAGGAGCTTTCTGGCTTTGGGGTTCAGCTGCTGCCTGTTTTGCTTCACACTGATGAGATCATAATAATCTCCCCAGAGCTGGTTATGCTGCCTCGGGCAGAGGGCTCTGAGCCTAGCAGGAACCCTGAACTCCTTAGCTAAGGTCCCAGTTGAGTGCTAGTAagtaagaacaaagaggaggAGAAAGCACCCGaactctttccccctcctcctcctcctgtgtttTGAGTCTGTGCCTTGTCCTTGTGTGAACTGCAGGCGGGCCTGGCTCAGGAAAAGGGACCCAATGTGAGAGGATTGTCCAGAAGTATGGCTACACCCACCTGTCCACCGGTGACCTCCTGAGGGCAGAGGTCAACTCCGGCTCGGAGAGAGGCAAGAAGCTCTCTGCCATCATGGAGAAGGGAGAGCTGGTGCCCCTGGTGAGTCTGGGCCATTTTTGCAGTGGGAGGAAGTGGATCTTAAAGCGTTACATCCTGGCACATTTCCAGCTTCCTATGCAGGCGTGTGAGAGAACTCAATGCAGAGGCCATCTCAGGCTGCCTGctctcctggctgcagtgcattgtggggaactgaggcaggtgCATGGAGCGGCCGCTGTTGGGACACCTCTTTCCCAGCTCTTTGGGGGTGGCTCATGGACCTGGCTTCCCAGGAGTCTGGTTGCTCCTGGCAGCTCCAGGGAGACAGTGCTctggcagctggggaggggagcaggttaGGGTATAAAATGGGGGAAGACAAGATCCATGTCTGTGAGTGATGATACTCAGAGCCACGGTGAGTGGCTTCTGCTTGCTGTGCCTCCTCTGGTGAGACAGGAGCTGCACATGGTCCCTGGATCCTATAAAAGGATCTGTCTGTTGGTGTGATCGAGGGCAAACACTGATGCTCCTGTGGCTTTGCACTAAGAGGTGAGGCTGCCCATGGGGAAGGGGAACCCAGTGGCTGTGGGAGGGGCCACCCACCCCAAGGGGAAGGAgagcccagcagctgcaggagacTCTGCAAAGCTGCCAGGTGGCTGGAACTGAAACCGCTGACCCTAACTCTGAcctgcatttcccctccccccaggacacAGTGCTTGATATGCTGCGAGACGCCATGGTGGCCAAGGCAGATGTCTCCAAGGGGTTCCTGATTGACGGCTACCCCCGAGAGGTGAAGCAAGGCGAGGAGTTTGAGAAGAAGGTGAGGAAGGGGGTGGTAGTTGTCACAAACTCAGCGTCGTGGGGTTGCTCAGTGGCTGGATAAGGCGACCCTAGAAatggggcagtggtggggtcgATTCATTGGTGCAGACCATCTCCTCGGGGGGAGTTGAACCAAAGCCCCGTGTGGTGCCAGGAGAAGCTCTGCTGCTGGAGGCACCATCTTTAGGTTGAGATGTCAAACCAAGGTCTGGATCACTGCTATTTTTTGTAGAACAGGTTTTGACCCTGGTGTCCTGGCCCAACTTAAGTAATTATGTTCTGCCTCCCCCAGTTACCCAGTCATGTTCAGTTGGGTGTCAGATTAGTCGTTACTTCCCATCCTGAAGTGCTGAGGTAGTGTTGCTGCGTGCTGTTAAATAGCTGTCAGGCTCCATCCGAGAGATGGCTGCAATGAGCCCCTTAATCAGCCTGAAAGTGTTTGCAGTGAAAGGTTGTATATGATGGTGTTGTTAGTGGGGTTAGAGCAGGTAGGCTGTTCCGTGTGCTGCCTGGGAGCAGGTTTTACTGTCTGCTCCAGGGAAACTGTAACCCTGCTAGTGCAGGCCTGGAGAGGCCGGGGATAAAACTTGTGAGAGAGGAAGGTACCTGCGTTGGAGTGATCGCTGGCTGTAATACACGGGACTGGCACAAGGTGGCGCAATGGTTGCTCCATAGAAACAGCTGGAAAAAACAATTGAAGAGGAAGGATCCTTTTTAGCGGGCTGTGGCCAGGCTGTGTCCTGGGGTGAACCTACAAGTCAGGGTGGAAAATGGCCTGGGCTAATGAACATGTGCAAAGTAACAAGCAAACAGAGGCTGAATGTGCCCCTGGCACACATGCAGTAGCGTGCTCCAGAGCAAAGGCAGAGCCACCCATTACTGAGGGTCACCTGGTGCCTGGAGAATCAGTTACCCCCAACCCAATTGCCATGGGATGGCTGGTGTGAGAGCATGTATGTTGGTGCACACGGGGGTAACAGCCCTGACCCTCGTCTGCATGAGGTCAGAGTGGTGGGGTGATAGGGCTGCCAACTTTTtactcgcacaaaactgaacacccttgccccaccccttcctggggCCCCGCCACCACTCTCTCCATTCCCCGTTCCTTTGTCGCTTGctgtccccaccctcactcacttactcattttcaccaggctggctcagagggctgaggtgtaggagggggtgagggctccggccgggggtgcgggctctggggtggggccagaaatgaggagttcagagtgtgggagggggatcaggactggggcaggtgTTTGAGGTGCAGGGTggagggaatgagggctctggctgggggtgcgggctctggggtagggatgGGGataaggggcttggggtgcaggagggtcctctgggctgggaccaaggggtttggagggtgggagggggatcagggctggggcagggggttggggcatgggggggctcaggggtgcaggctctgggcagcgcttacctcaagcagctcccggaagcagcagcatgttccccctCGAGGCTCTTAtgcagaggcgcagccaggcggctctgcgtgctgccctgtccacaggcatcacccctgcagctcctattggccatggttcctggccaatgggagctgcgggggcagtgcttgaggcgggggcagcatgcagagccccctggctgcccctacacaaaggagccagaggggagaAATCCCGCTGCTTTTCGGGAGCCGCGTGGTGTGGAGGCTAACAGGGAGCCTGTGCTGACTGGAACTGCCACAATCCCTTTCGACTGgctgttctggttgaaaaccggacacctagTCAGCCTAAAGGGTGACTGCCCCAGACCCagctctcccttccctttctcccgGTCAAGGTGATTCAGTGATGGCTCGGGGCATGGTCTCCTCCACCCCTCAGGTCATCATGCTGCAGGGCTAGTGGAGGAAACTATGAACCTGGTAAAGCCAAAGCCTGGCTGGATAGATAAGGACGTTTCCCTGGTTCTCCTCCCCAACAGATCGCGCCCCCAACGCTGCTGCTCTATGTGGATGCCGGGAAGGACACCATGGTCAAGCGTTTGTTGAAACGGGGTGAGACCAGCGGGCGGGTGGATGACAATGAGGAGACGATCAAGAAGCGCCTGGACACTTACTACAAGGCTACAGAGCCGGTCATCACGTTCTACGAGAAAAGAGGGATCGTCCGGAAGGTACGTCGGCCACAAGCCGCTTGGCTCATGGCTGGAACTGGGAATGGGTGGGGGTGGAACTGGCCCTTTCCCACCTGCTGAGACTACGCAGAGCCCATTGTGAGTTTGGGCAGGTCTGAGCCACTTGCCGTCCTTGTGTCTCAGACGGTCTGGGGCTTCCCAGGGGTTAAAGGGGCAGAATGCACCCTCAGATGCCTCCGAGCTGAGGAAATCCCAGAGCTGAGGAAATCCCAGAGCACGCCATATTCAAGGTCAGCTGTCAGCACGCTCTGCTCCTGTGGCTAAACAAGCGGGGGAGGAGGGCTAATGagggatggggctctggggagggaagagaagcatcAGAGAGGGCTTTCCATTTCCCAGCAGGCCTTGGGCCTGGCACCCCTGGAGCAGACAGGCCTCAGGCCCAGTGCCCCCGGAGCCAGACAGGCCTCAGGTGCTGTGGAATGGATTCTGGGGGCATTGCGCCTGCCAGGAGTAGATCCTCTGGCCAGCATGGAGACCTGGGAGCTGGGCTGTCCCAGGCCTGTGTGGTGCTGCACGATGCAGGACGTAGTCTAGGGGCTTCTCTAAGGCCCTGTCCTGACTGGCTCTCCTGCTTCGCCCCCACAGCTGAACGCCGAAGGCTCCGTGGACGACGTGTTCGTACAGGTCTGCACTCATCTGGATGCCCTGAAGTAAAGCACGAGAGGGACCCCCCCACCTCTAACCCCTTCCCACCTAGAGAGAACAtcaccctcttcccacccccagagcccaagtattctccccccctccccgccccgatTCGAGCTCCATGGCAGAGACAGCGGAAGTGGCTTTATCCTGTTTTCGTGGACACAGCCCCGTGGAGGAAATTTCAAGGACATTGTGTTTGACTCCTTCCCTTCTCGCCACAGTAAAATTCACTTTAATGAGCCCAGGCTTTATCTTTTTCTTCTGCAACAGGAAGTGACTTTTTCTTTCCAGatattcccccgcccccccactgcGCCCTGAGGTTGATTAAAGGCAGGAAGTGGCCTGTTTATCCCACTCCATCGCATcagcaggaggagaggggaatctgctcctgcctggagtggGAGGATTCTCTGACAGCGCAGGCAACTTGCTCCCTCTTTTGAGCAGAGGATGTAGTTGAGAGTCTTAAAATCTGCCTGGGACAGAGCGAATTTGAATCAAATGCAGAGAAAACCCCATTTGAGCCAGGACTGGGCAAAATCTCCCCCTGTGTGATTGTAGAGCCAGATACCAACGAGTGTCAccactgctgagccccaaccctcccgcccccaatcTCCTTGCATGACGTGAGTACAGGGAGAGAGCAGTGACCAAGCAGGGGATGCCCTGGGGCAGGTCAGACTCCCCCAGGGGGTGTATAAAATCCATTtcctccccctccactccccactgTGATGCTGCCTGCACAGAGCCAGCATCTTCCAGCAGAGTAGCCCAGCATTAGCAGCAGAGAgcccaggatttggggggtggtaTCTTCTCCTGCTTTAGAATAGTCTCTCCAGGAGCCTGGAGTCCAGCTGCCCTGTACCTTTGTGAAGCTCTGTCTCCAGGGAAGGCATTGGAGGCTGAAGTGCATCTCTGCTGAAACCCCTCTCCGCCTGCTTTTTCCCAACCCTCCCAAGACTGGCTAGTGCTTTGGCTGGGTTACCAGGGGCCCTGACTGAGCCTAGGGGCTACCCCAAAAGGCTGCGATGTGAACACTGCCTCATTCGATCGCTGGCTTACTGTGCTTTTTAGGGCTCCTGCGTTTCACACGTTTCacaattctcacacacacacattctcacactgtctcacacacacacattgacggcAGCTCTTCTCgtccttgttttttgtttttttttacaatggttacaaacaaaagtaTTTATGAATgaaaagcagcaaacccctccagagTCTTAAAGGCAGCATGTTGCCCCTGCTGCCTGAATGTACATTGACATATCGTTATTAAAGAGCGTGGCAGGAAAGTGCTTCTCGGTGTGAGCTGTGATTTTATTTGACTTTCACTGCACTCCATTCAATACCAGCTATGTctagggagttggggggaggaGTGCATTGCTGTCCTAATTCAC encodes the following:
- the AK1 gene encoding adenylate kinase isoenzyme 1 isoform X2, whose product is MTIPSFPHTQTEDLCPDLLRMATEKLKNSKIIFVVGGPGSGKGTQCERIVQKYGYTHLSTGDLLRAEVNSGSERGKKLSAIMEKGELVPLDTVLDMLRDAMVAKADVSKGFLIDGYPREVKQGEEFEKKIAPPTLLLYVDAGKDTMVKRLLKRGETSGRVDDNEETIKKRLDTYYKATEPVITFYEKRGIVRKLNAEGSVDDVFVQVCTHLDALK
- the AK1 gene encoding adenylate kinase isoenzyme 1 isoform X3, which produces MGTECSCLATSVEKAGKEKLKNSKIIFVVGGPGSGKGTQCERIVQKYGYTHLSTGDLLRAEVNSGSERGKKLSAIMEKGELVPLDTVLDMLRDAMVAKADVSKGFLIDGYPREVKQGEEFEKKIAPPTLLLYVDAGKDTMVKRLLKRGETSGRVDDNEETIKKRLDTYYKATEPVITFYEKRGIVRKLNAEGSVDDVFVQVCTHLDALK
- the AK1 gene encoding adenylate kinase isoenzyme 1 isoform X4 encodes the protein MATEKLKNSKIIFVVGGPGSGKGTQCERIVQKYGYTHLSTGDLLRAEVNSGSERGKKLSAIMEKGELVPLDTVLDMLRDAMVAKADVSKGFLIDGYPREVKQGEEFEKKIAPPTLLLYVDAGKDTMVKRLLKRGETSGRVDDNEETIKKRLDTYYKATEPVITFYEKRGIVRKLNAEGSVDDVFVQVCTHLDALK